In Bacteroidota bacterium, one DNA window encodes the following:
- a CDS encoding T9SS type A sorting domain-containing protein has protein sequence MKLKKLLLIILLTIPLVQMSKGQITYCEPSFNQGCFGWNNQEISLDSIQWTLGSTDCTISDYTSMSTTLVKGIATPMTVLNGAWCGVGVWIDYDLNGDFDSTENLYYQYTAGDPQTYSFLIIVPNTVADGAYRMRVIAGWGTDCYTVSANGYGACGLYEYGNFDDFTVNITSNVGITETKLTDLSIYPNPASSMLNLNSNLIGESYSIIDPLGKVVSKGTINSLNSSIDINNLTNGVYLLWINQKVNKAFRILKN, from the coding sequence ATGAAACTGAAAAAATTACTCTTGATTATTCTTTTGACTATCCCTCTTGTGCAGATGTCGAAAGGGCAAATAACCTATTGCGAACCATCTTTCAATCAAGGTTGCTTTGGATGGAACAATCAGGAAATTTCACTTGACAGTATCCAGTGGACACTTGGTAGTACAGATTGTACAATTTCGGATTATACATCGATGTCAACTACATTAGTTAAAGGCATCGCAACACCGATGACTGTTTTGAACGGAGCCTGGTGTGGAGTAGGTGTATGGATCGATTATGATCTTAACGGCGACTTTGATTCAACAGAAAATCTGTATTATCAATATACTGCCGGAGATCCGCAGACATACAGCTTTCTGATTATCGTTCCGAATACAGTTGCTGATGGGGCATATAGAATGCGTGTAATAGCAGGTTGGGGAACTGATTGCTATACGGTAAGTGCAAATGGATATGGTGCTTGCGGGTTATATGAGTATGGGAATTTCGATGACTTTACAGTTAATATAACTTCTAATGTCGGAATAACGGAAACTAAGTTGACTGATCTTAGCATATATCCAAATCCTGCGAGTTCGATGCTAAATCTGAATTCGAATTTAATAGGAGAATCATATTCGATTATAGATCCTTTAGGGAAAGTAGTTTCGAAGGGAACAATTAACTCATTGAATAGTTCAATTGATATTAACAATTTAACGAATGGGGTTTATTTGCTTTGGATAAATCAAAAGGTCAACAAGGCTTTCCGCATTTTGAAAAATTAA
- a CDS encoding MFS transporter codes for MNYQTIKTKRKTSLTDNSFLRYITSIVLYCAQGVPEGMLSFGIPAWMVMNGKSPGEIAGFAVVTVLPWSFKFIVAPLMDRYNYLPMGRKRPWILLGQIGLLVSCIYLAYIPEPLNNIDQLMIAGFFVSFFGAFQDVATDGMAVDIIPADQQAKANGLMWGSKIIGMSLSLALGSWLLNKYNFTIAILMMAVAIGIIMLVPLFLRERQGEKIVPWTSGEASPLTKNLQIESWRHIFKSLFSVFRLRNSLIIALVLFISQGGFKYVSTLLPIFTVKELSWTNVDYSNYFASAKLVGGIVGMLIGGLLIDKFGKKRMMNFYFLSSIFLIMTLVLSKSYWPSRNFIFAFMITQNILYTFASIGILPLQCNVVGKSINKSIYIIHDNCKPRTNDFCSFNWTYQRKFQLANFTFRLCNIYFNSLAIITVFKY; via the coding sequence ATGAATTACCAGACAATTAAAACAAAAAGAAAAACATCGCTTACCGATAATTCTTTTTTACGTTATATCACTTCTATAGTATTGTATTGTGCGCAAGGCGTTCCTGAAGGAATGCTCTCTTTCGGCATACCGGCCTGGATGGTAATGAATGGTAAATCACCCGGAGAAATAGCAGGCTTTGCCGTAGTAACAGTTTTGCCATGGAGCTTTAAATTTATTGTAGCACCTCTAATGGACCGATATAATTATCTGCCCATGGGAAGAAAAAGACCTTGGATACTTTTAGGACAAATAGGCTTACTGGTAAGTTGTATCTATTTGGCTTATATCCCTGAACCTTTAAACAATATTGACCAATTGATGATTGCCGGTTTTTTTGTTTCGTTTTTCGGGGCATTCCAGGATGTCGCTACCGATGGTATGGCAGTAGATATTATTCCTGCCGACCAACAAGCAAAAGCAAATGGCTTGATGTGGGGCTCAAAAATTATTGGAATGTCTCTTTCATTGGCTCTCGGAAGTTGGCTATTAAACAAATACAATTTTACTATTGCGATACTAATGATGGCTGTTGCTATTGGCATTATTATGCTTGTGCCCTTATTTTTAAGAGAACGACAGGGTGAGAAAATTGTACCATGGACTTCAGGCGAAGCATCACCTTTAACAAAAAATCTACAAATAGAAAGTTGGCGACACATTTTCAAATCTTTATTCAGCGTATTTAGATTACGAAACTCACTAATCATCGCTTTAGTTTTATTCATCAGCCAAGGTGGCTTTAAATATGTTTCCACACTACTTCCTATTTTTACTGTAAAAGAATTAAGCTGGACAAATGTGGACTACTCAAATTATTTTGCATCTGCAAAACTAGTTGGAGGGATTGTAGGAATGCTAATTGGCGGACTTTTGATTGACAAGTTTGGCAAAAAACGTATGATGAACTTTTACTTTTTAAGTTCGATCTTTTTAATAATGACACTGGTCTTATCAAAATCTTATTGGCCTAGCAGAAACTTTATTTTTGCTTTTATGATTACTCAAAATATATTGTACACTTTTGCCAGCATTGGCATCTTGCCATTGCAATGCAATGTTGTTGGAAAAAGTATCAACAAGTCAATTTACATTATTCATGACAATTGCAAACCTCGGACAAATGACTTTTGCAGCTTTAATTGGACCTATCAGAGAAAATTTCAACTGGCAAATTTCACTTTTCGCCTTTGCAATATTTATTTCAATAGCTTGGCTATCATTACAGTTTTTAAATATTGA
- a CDS encoding CotH kinase family protein, which produces MKQIFTIIFFSICTIITQAQKFPDEIQLSSDGRMLKTGHLPNTGLYDQSVINEIHLNFPQNDYWDDLEDNFDDGIDLAAQLIFNGEAFDSVGVRFKGSSSYNNIGTSPKKSFNISMDAFIEGQELLGYGTLNLNNCYHDPSFLREITYQNLIKDHVVTTKGNYVHLFINGQDWGLYANVQQVNKDLYKEWFYTNDGASWRCKRPPGSPASSGSDGDGTAALNNLGTDSTDYQPYYYLKFSDQPDHWTKLVQLCNVLDTVSPSRMANILSDYLDIDRALWFLASEIAYCDDDSYVLKGKTDYYIYFEPESGRIVPIEMDGNDAYDVDFTTSWGPFYHSTDVNYPLLERILSVPEFRQRYIAHLKTIISEDFNPATTFPKLDQYYDMIEDIVLNDPIKIYTDAEFEDEIDVIKDFITDRRTYLLGNSEMNEVGPVITNVIYKTDDTLWKIPVSMQDVNVNASVSRAGGVDIVYLYYSDLLTGKFSKITMHDDGLHEDELAGDHVYGAEIPGRIAGTRVRFYIEAIADNSDKTASYNPVGAEQDVYTYYVNPSRSADSSVVLNEIMAKNETIVTDSLGHYEDWIELYNRSNSPVDLSGYYLTDDTLNIRKWEMPAGTIIQPDSFLIIWTDEDGEEGLYHANFQMSGDGERITLLNSVLEIVDVVEFGIQQTDLSLSRLPNGMGDFVIQAPTFYANNNPVVVAGFEMTDSAGCASLTIAFTNMSVNASSYFWDFGDSINSALISPTHIFSQAGTYIVKLVATQGMFMDSIYRTVVVHPIPILDFGVDTIHSSAAAYQLNSPGIFQTYFWGAGNTDSSLLVDTENSYCLLVTDSNSCQMFDCVFVDLFFVGIDDVSSQSGISIYPDPANEYINISTSQNESGNLTIFNILGEIVYENYMEKRILIHTENWENGIYFFRAGSRTGKFMVNH; this is translated from the coding sequence ATGAAGCAAATTTTTACCATCATATTTTTCTCAATTTGTACTATTATAACTCAGGCTCAGAAATTTCCCGATGAAATTCAATTGAGCAGTGATGGAAGAATGCTGAAAACAGGACATCTTCCGAATACCGGCTTATACGATCAATCTGTAATTAATGAGATTCATTTGAATTTCCCTCAGAATGATTACTGGGATGATCTTGAAGATAATTTTGATGACGGTATCGATCTTGCTGCGCAACTAATTTTTAATGGCGAAGCATTTGATAGTGTTGGTGTGAGATTCAAAGGAAGTTCATCGTACAACAACATCGGAACCTCGCCGAAAAAATCGTTCAATATTTCAATGGATGCCTTTATTGAAGGACAGGAGTTGCTGGGTTATGGAACATTGAATCTGAATAATTGTTATCATGATCCGTCCTTCCTGCGTGAGATCACCTATCAGAATCTGATAAAGGATCATGTAGTTACAACAAAAGGAAATTATGTTCACCTTTTTATTAATGGGCAGGATTGGGGTCTGTATGCAAATGTACAGCAAGTAAACAAGGACCTTTATAAGGAGTGGTTCTATACAAACGATGGTGCAAGCTGGAGATGCAAGCGTCCGCCAGGTAGTCCTGCAAGTTCCGGCAGTGATGGTGATGGCACAGCTGCACTAAATAATCTTGGAACCGACAGTACAGATTATCAGCCGTATTATTATTTGAAATTTTCGGATCAACCGGATCATTGGACAAAGTTGGTTCAGCTTTGTAATGTGCTGGATACTGTTTCACCGTCCAGAATGGCAAACATCCTAAGCGATTATCTGGATATTGATCGGGCACTCTGGTTTCTGGCAAGTGAAATTGCCTATTGCGATGACGATAGTTATGTGCTTAAAGGTAAAACTGACTACTATATTTATTTTGAACCTGAATCCGGACGTATTGTTCCAATAGAAATGGATGGCAACGATGCATATGATGTAGACTTTACAACTTCATGGGGACCATTTTATCATTCTACTGATGTTAACTATCCTCTCCTCGAAAGAATTTTATCTGTTCCTGAATTCCGTCAGCGGTATATTGCTCATTTAAAAACAATCATCAGCGAGGATTTTAATCCTGCAACTACTTTCCCAAAACTTGATCAGTATTATGATATGATTGAAGATATCGTTTTGAATGATCCTATAAAAATTTATACTGATGCAGAATTTGAAGACGAGATTGATGTGATAAAAGATTTTATTACCGACAGACGTACATATCTTTTGGGAAATTCTGAAATGAATGAAGTTGGTCCTGTAATTACAAATGTTATATACAAAACGGATGATACCTTATGGAAGATTCCTGTAAGTATGCAAGATGTAAATGTAAACGCAAGTGTAAGCAGAGCAGGCGGAGTTGATATTGTATATCTGTACTATTCCGATCTGCTTACAGGGAAATTTTCCAAGATCACAATGCACGATGATGGTTTGCATGAAGATGAATTAGCAGGAGATCATGTCTACGGTGCAGAGATTCCCGGGAGAATAGCCGGCACAAGGGTTCGGTTTTATATAGAAGCTATTGCAGATAACTCTGATAAAACTGCCAGCTACAATCCCGTAGGCGCAGAACAGGATGTTTATACTTACTATGTTAATCCAAGCCGGAGTGCCGATAGTTCAGTTGTACTGAATGAGATCATGGCAAAGAATGAAACCATAGTTACGGATAGTCTTGGTCACTATGAAGATTGGATCGAATTGTACAATCGGTCTAATTCACCTGTGGATCTCAGCGGTTATTATCTGACCGATGATACATTGAATATTCGAAAATGGGAAATGCCGGCGGGTACTATTATTCAGCCGGATAGTTTTTTAATTATCTGGACTGATGAAGATGGTGAAGAAGGATTGTATCATGCAAATTTTCAGATGTCAGGAGATGGTGAGAGAATTACTTTGTTGAATTCAGTCCTTGAAATTGTTGATGTAGTAGAATTCGGAATTCAGCAAACTGATCTGTCATTATCACGACTTCCAAATGGTATGGGGGATTTTGTAATACAAGCGCCAACTTTTTATGCCAATAATAATCCTGTTGTAGTAGCAGGTTTTGAGATGACAGATTCTGCAGGATGTGCGTCGCTTACAATTGCCTTTACTAATATGTCTGTTAATGCTAGTTCATACTTCTGGGATTTTGGTGATTCAATAAATTCTGCTTTAATTTCTCCGACACATATTTTTAGTCAGGCCGGTACTTACATTGTAAAATTGGTTGCAACACAAGGAATGTTCATGGATTCAATTTATCGTACAGTTGTTGTTCATCCTATACCAATACTTGATTTTGGTGTCGATACAATTCACAGTTCTGCAGCTGCCTATCAGCTTAATTCTCCCGGAATATTTCAGACTTATTTCTGGGGTGCAGGCAACACTGATTCATCATTATTGGTTGATACTGAAAACAGTTATTGTTTACTTGTTACAGATTCTAATTCATGCCAGATGTTTGATTGCGTTTTTGTGGATTTATTTTTTGTTGGTATAGATGATGTTTCTTCTCAATCAGGGATTTCAATTTATCCGGATCCGGCCAATGAGTATATTAATATTTCTACTTCGCAAAATGAGTCAGGGAATCTGACGATCTTTAATATTTTAGGTGAAATTGTCTATGAAAATTATATGGAAAAACGGATTCTGATTCATACAGAAAATTGGGAAAATGGTATCTATTTTTTCAGAGCTGGAAGTAGAACAGGAAAATTCATGGTAAATCATTAA